One window of Bradysia coprophila strain Holo2 chromosome X unlocalized genomic scaffold, BU_Bcop_v1 contig_371, whole genome shotgun sequence genomic DNA carries:
- the LOC119069565 gene encoding trypsin-3-like, with translation MKVFVLLLAVLGTTLAAKLDKTPNGLAALLAEKGGVPVGGIGTRIVGGTTTPIEQVPYIVSMQRFGAHRCGGGIISPTRILTAAHCLYAWTGTGWAPIPPSELSVRAGSSSSTTGGQLIQVASYVNHPLYNENTLDNDITVMHLVSALDLSPAGVAIIGLPAQNAGVAAGTSARVSGWGALWEGGPGSVALQAVNVPVVTNAECNASYGGGITNGMICAGFPEGGRDACQGDSGGPLSAGNQLIGVVSWGEGCARAGFPGVYARVAYYRNWIDAN, from the exons ATGAAAGTGTTTGTGCTTTTACTAGCCGTACTCGGCACTACTCTAG CGGCAAAATTGGATAAAACTCCCAATGGCCTAGCAGCGTTACTCGCCGAAAAAGGAGGCGTACCAGTTGGTGGAATTGGTACTCGCATTGTGGGAG GCACAACTACACCAATTGAACAAGTTCCATACATCGTTTCCATGCAA AGATTTGGCGCTCATCGTTGTGGTGGTGGGATCATAAGTCCAACGAGAATCTTAACTGCAGCGCATTGCCTCTATGCATGGACGGGCACAGGATGGGCTCCAATTCCACCAAGTGAACTATCAGTTCGAGCTGGGTCATCTAGCAGTACA actGGCGGTCAACTTATTCAAGTTGCAAGTTATGTAAATCATCCCCTCTACAATGAAAACACATTAGACAACGACATAACGGTAATGCATCTTGTATCGGCATTGGATTTATCACCTGCCGGTGTGGCTATTATTGGATTGCCGGCGCAAAATGCTGGAGTTGCTGCAGGAACATCAGCACGAGTGTCTGGCTGGGGTGCCTTATGGGAAGGTGGTCCAGGATCTGTAGCTTTACAAGCCGTAAATGTTCCAGTCGTCACTAATGCTGAGTGTAATGCCTCATATGGCGGTGGCATCACAAACGGTATGATTTGTGCCGGTTTCCCAGAAG GAGGAAGAGACGCCTGTCAAGGTGACTCAGGTGGCCCACTTTCAGCTGGCAATCAGCTGATTGGTGTTGTTTCGTGGGGAGAAGGATGTGCCAGGGCAGGTTTCCCAGGAGTGTACGCACGAGTTGCATATTATAGAAACTGGATCGATGCAAACTAA